A window of Ipomoea triloba cultivar NCNSP0323 chromosome 2, ASM357664v1 contains these coding sequences:
- the LOC116010786 gene encoding uncharacterized protein LOC116010786: MGDFNDLLWDWEKVGRVHHPEWLLRGFREAVSESGLTDFGFEGFQFTWERGRGTERWVQEKLDHILVTGDWRDLFGDARAWSLEGSCSDHMPILLKLASARRRVGRNKVRYENAWGYYDECRRAVNDTWEGMNGCDIVHKLYCCKEAAWR; the protein is encoded by the coding sequence ATGGGGGATTTCAACGATTTATTATGGGATTGGGAGAAGGTGGGCAGGGTTCATCATCCTGAGTGGCTGTTACGAGGGTTCCGGGAGGCAGTGAGTGAGAGTGGTCTTACTGACTTCGGGTTTGAAGGGTTTCAGTTCACGTGGGAAAGAGGCCGGGGGACGGAGAGGTGGGTTCAGGAGAAGCTAGATCATATTTTGGTTACGGGGGATTGGCGGGATTTGTTTGGTGATGCCCGGGCTTGGTCTCTTGAAGGAAGCTGTTCTGACCATATgccaattttattaaaattggcGTCTGCAAGAAGGAGGGTGGGTAGAAATAAGGTGAGGTATGAGAATGCTTGGGGTTACTATGATGAATGTCGTAGGGCAGTGAATGATACATGGGAGGGGATGAATGGCTGTGATATTGTGCATAAATTATATTGCTGTAAAGAAGCTGCATGGAGATAG